One Rhipicephalus microplus isolate Deutch F79 chromosome 4, USDA_Rmic, whole genome shotgun sequence genomic window carries:
- the LOC119172792 gene encoding acetylcholinesterase-1 — protein sequence MYWRVLQLFVLLLIGACLVAYKTARMRNVPLVKLGHAPGPQHFSKPLVPLDQVFIEIDAGSVRGTIVTTSQGVSVRAFLGIPFGESTEGRNRFRKPIPVKAWNGTFNATKARTPCVQESYLSQAMRIDNANTTEDCLHLNIWAPIQQHPTEPKKAVMVYIYGGSFTHGGNSYFFYDGRYISSIGDVVLVVPNYRLGALGFLNAGTPDAPGNVALHDQILALSWVKDNIAAFGGDPNRVVLFGQSAGAISVSFLQISPLTRHLYKRVILQSGSALVPLPENSHDVALANLRHIASATNCTRAFPNGNLSAVDTVSCLRTVDAKALVDVKGAFFYPCFYDEVLPRHPTELLKSVDFRDHEMLIGNTLREGDMFFEAMFGQKKRSSPAPGESRLSLDAIAKAYDFFYKRTGFLKALFTLAQIQRLYDFTSQTYEGFKDAVGDLLFNCPTKFFAKYFVEQNGSAFYYVLTPRPSFSTWNSTAATHTDDVSILFGLPFMLPGKASDAERSLSRRLIRIWTTFAKDGHRVDLCGTNVQPEAPLAVMSEYSNRDPALGFVMITKFGAAALGCTQG from the coding sequence GTTGCAGCTTTTTGTATTACTTCTCATCGGTGCGTGCTTGGTTGCCTACAAGACCGCAAGAATGAGGAATGTACCACTAGTGAAGCTTGGACACGCTCCAGGGCCACAACATTTTTCCAAGCCTTTAGTGCCGCTAGACCAGGTATTCATAGAGATCGACGCTGGTTCAGTTCGAGGAACCATTGTTACCACGTCGCAAGGCGTCAGCGTTCGTGCCTTCCTGGGGATTCCATTCGGAGAGTCAACGGAAGGTCGCAACAGGTTCCGCAAGCCTATACCGGTGAAAGCGTGGAATGGCACGTTCAACGCGACTAAGGCGAGGACTCCCTGCGTTCAAGAGTCATACCTGTCGCAAGCCATGCGCATAGACAACGCAAACACTACCGAGGACTGCTTGCACCTGAACATCTGGGCGCCGATTCAGCAACACCCCACGGAGCCCAAGAAGGCAGTCATGGTCTACATCTACGGGGGATCCTTCACGCACGGTGGCAACAGTTACTTCTTTTACGACGGTCGCTACATATCGAGCATCGGAGACGTCGTATTGGTCGTTCCGAACTACAGGCTCGGGGCTCTTGGGTTCCTGAACGCGGGAACGCCAGACGCGCCAGGAAACGTTGCACTGCACGACCAGATCCTGGCGCTTTCCTGGGTCAAGGACAACATTGCCGCTTTCGGGGGAGACCCGAATCGAGTCGTCCTCTTTGGCCAAAGTGCAGGTGCGATCTCCGTGAGCTTTCTGCAGATATCGCCCCTCACTCGCCACTTGTACAAGCGAGTCATCCTGCAGAGTGGCTCGGCATTGGTGCCACTTCCCGAGAATAGCCACGACGTGGCGCTCGCGAACCTGAGACACATAGCGAGCGCCACTAACTGCACCAGGGCGTTTCCAAACGGCAACTTGTCAGCTGTGGACACAGTCAGCTGCCTGAGAACTGTCGATGCCAAGGCTCTCGTCGACGTGAAAGGCGCATTCTTCTATCCCTGTTTCTACGACGAGGTCCTACCACGGCATCCGACTGAGCTTCTCAAATCTGTGGACTTCAGAGACCACGAAATGTTGATCGGAAACACGCTTCGTGAAGGTGACATGTTTTTCGAAGCGAtgttcggccagaagaagcggtCGTCTCCTGCGCCTGGAGAATCACGTCTCAGCTTGGATGCAATAGCCAAAGCGTACGACTTCTTCTACAAGCGGACTGGTTTCTTGAAAGCGCTGTTTACGCTGGCGCAAATACAGCGGCTGTACGACTTTACTAGCCAGACTTACGAGGGATTCAAAGACGCCGTCGGGGATCTTTTGTTCAACTGCCCGACCAAGTTTTTCGCAAAGTACTTTGTAGAGCAAAATGGCTCTGCGTTCTACTACGTGCTGACACCCAGGCCATCATTCAGTACCTGGAATTCGACAGCTGCGACGCACACTGATGACGTATCGATCTTGTTTGGCCTGCCATTCATGCTCCCTGGAAAAGCTTCCGATGCAGAACGCTCTCTTAGCAGACGGCTCATCCGCATATGGACAACATTTGCAAAGGATGG